Proteins encoded within one genomic window of Columba livia isolate bColLiv1 breed racing homer chromosome 1, bColLiv1.pat.W.v2, whole genome shotgun sequence:
- the SPART gene encoding spartin isoform X5, with translation MEQLQDPVMQEDANIKAINEEYRKAFIFINKGLNTDELGQKEEARSYYKQGLEHLLRGVSIPSQGPACVGSQWESARQMQQKMRETLQNVQARLGILDQNTPPVQASPAAMDAPAGVPKLYPSIPPKEKPERPPAPNSLLVPSQPPTADRSIAAVSQGQIPAVSPSPAKPLCLPNEAPPAYTPRATNGHFTVSYGTDSGEFSSVGEDYYSKCTQPPPLENLGVDADELILIPRGVQLFFVTPDGQVSAPSYPGYLRIVKFLDADSETAQNRPPAFLQVCDWLYPLMCNQSPVLCCNTGVYMFPDMMSQVPGSYVGVVLSSELPEADRELFEDLLKQMSNLRIQPSEASSDAINLPQTVHIQPEPEGAENQKELPEWSERVAHGILSGASWVSWGLMKGAEYTGKAIHKGASKLREHIQPEEKPLEVNPTVAKGLHVAKQATGGAVKVSQFLVEGVCSIASCVGRELAPHVKKHGSKLVPESLKKDKDGKSTFDGALVVAASGVQGFSTVWQGLESAAKCIAKSVSTETVKTVKYKYKNRRDGDQQSTATKTEKQ, from the exons ATGGAACAACTGCAAGATCCGGTTATGCAAGAAGATGCAAATATTAAAGCTATTAATGAAGAGTACAGGAAAGCctttatttttatcaataaaGGACTGAATACAGATGAACTGGGACAGAAGGAAGAGGCAAGAAGTTACTACAAGCAGGGGCTTGAGCACTTGCTCCGAGGTGTTAGCATTCCATCGCAGGGTCCTGCATGTGTAGGATCCCAGTGGGAGTCTGCCAGGCAAATGCAACAGAAGATGAGGGAGACCCTCCAAAATGTTCAGGCTCGACTTGGCATTCTAGATCAAAACACCCCACCTGTACAAGCAAGCCCTGCTGCCATGGATGCCCCTGCTGGGGTACCCAAGTTGTACCCATCCATTCCTCCCAAAGAAAAACCGGAAAGACCACCAGCCCCTAATTCTCTGTTGGTACCAAGTCAGCCGCCCACAGCAGATAGAAGCATTGCAGCTGTGAGCCAGGGACAAATTCCAGCTGTGAGTCCATCACCTGCAAAACCTCTTTGTCTGCCAAATGAAGCACCTCCTGCCTATACCCCTCGAGCTACCAATGGCCATTTTACTGTGTCTTATGGCACGGACTCTGGGGAGTTTTCTTCTGTAGGTGAGGACTACTACAGTAAGTGTACTCAGCCACCTCCCCTTGAAAACCTGGGAGTGGATGCAGATGAGCTGATTTTGATTCCCCGAGGAGTACAGCTGTTCTTTGTGACTCCTGATGGGCAGGTTAGTGCTCCTTCGTACCCTGGATATCTACGCATTGTGAAGTTCTTGGATGCAGATAGTGAGACAGCCCAGAATCGTCCACCTGCGTTTCTTCAG GTTTGTGACTGGTTGTATCCTCTAATGTGTAACCAGTCTCCTGTTCTGTGTTGCAATACTGGAGTCTACATGTTCCCTGACATGATGTCTCAGGTACCAGGATCCTACGTGGGAGTAGTGTTGTCTTCAGAACTCCCAGAAGCTGACAGAGAGCTGTTTGAGGATCTCTTAAAACAGATGTCCAACCTTCGCATCCAG CCTTCCGAAGCCTCCAGTGATGCCATTAACTTGCCTCAGACTGTACATATCCAACCAGAACCCGAAGGAGCAGAAAATCAGAAAGAGTTGCCAGAATGGAGTGAGAGAGTTGCCCACGGAATTTTGTCAG GTGCATCTTGGGTAAGCTGGGGCCTAATGAAAGGAGCAGAATATACTGGTAAAGCTATCCACAAAGGAGCTTCAAAACTGCGAGAACACATTCAACCAGAAGAAAAACCTCTGGAAGTCAACCCAACTGTAGCAAAGGGGCTTCATGTAGCAAAACAGGCTACTGGAGGAGCTGTGAAAGTCAGCCAGTTCTTAG TTGAGGGAGTATGTTCTATAGCAAGCTGTGTTGGAAGGGAGCTGGCTCCACATGTGAAGAAGCACGGCAGCAAATTAGTTCCAGAATCCCTTAAGAAAGATAAAGATGGCAAATCCACTTTTGATGGTGCTCTGGTGGTAGCAGCAAGTGGAGTTCAAG gatTTTCAACAGTGTGGCAAGGTTTAGAAAGTGCAGCTAAGTGCATTGCTAAAAGTGTTTCAACTGAGACTGTAAAAACTGTCAAATACAA aTATAAAAATAGGAGAGATGGAGATCAGCAGTCAACAGCCACTAAGACTGAAAAACAATAA
- the SPART gene encoding spartin isoform X1, with protein MEQLQDPVMQEDANIKAINEEYRKAFIFINKGLNTDELGQKEEARSYYKQGLEHLLRGVSIPSQGPACVGSQWESARQMQQKMRETLQNVQARLGILDQNTPPVQASPAAMDAPAGVPKLYPSIPPKEKPERPPAPNSLLVPSQPPTADRSIAAVSQGQIPAVSPSPAKPLCLPNEAPPAYTPRATNGHFTVSYGTDSGEFSSVGEDYYSKCTQPPPLENLGVDADELILIPRGVQLFFVTPDGQVSAPSYPGYLRIVKFLDADSETAQNRPPAFLQVCDWLYPLMCNQSPVLCCNTGVYMFPDMMSQVPGSYVGVVLSSELPEADRELFEDLLKQMSNLRIQVPGSHERVGLSSELPATERAHFEDKFKQMSVHKVQPSEASSDAINLPQTVHIQPEPEGAENQKELPEWSERVAHGILSGASWVSWGLMKGAEYTGKAIHKGASKLREHIQPEEKPLEVNPTVAKGLHVAKQATGGAVKVSQFLVEGVCSIASCVGRELAPHVKKHGSKLVPESLKKDKDGKSTFDGALVVAASGVQGFSTVWQGLESAAKCIAKSVSTETVKTVKYKYGEDAGHATDNAMNSAINVGVTALNIDNLGIKAVVKRTAKETGHAVLDNYKVLDSEKKDKK; from the exons ATGGAACAACTGCAAGATCCGGTTATGCAAGAAGATGCAAATATTAAAGCTATTAATGAAGAGTACAGGAAAGCctttatttttatcaataaaGGACTGAATACAGATGAACTGGGACAGAAGGAAGAGGCAAGAAGTTACTACAAGCAGGGGCTTGAGCACTTGCTCCGAGGTGTTAGCATTCCATCGCAGGGTCCTGCATGTGTAGGATCCCAGTGGGAGTCTGCCAGGCAAATGCAACAGAAGATGAGGGAGACCCTCCAAAATGTTCAGGCTCGACTTGGCATTCTAGATCAAAACACCCCACCTGTACAAGCAAGCCCTGCTGCCATGGATGCCCCTGCTGGGGTACCCAAGTTGTACCCATCCATTCCTCCCAAAGAAAAACCGGAAAGACCACCAGCCCCTAATTCTCTGTTGGTACCAAGTCAGCCGCCCACAGCAGATAGAAGCATTGCAGCTGTGAGCCAGGGACAAATTCCAGCTGTGAGTCCATCACCTGCAAAACCTCTTTGTCTGCCAAATGAAGCACCTCCTGCCTATACCCCTCGAGCTACCAATGGCCATTTTACTGTGTCTTATGGCACGGACTCTGGGGAGTTTTCTTCTGTAGGTGAGGACTACTACAGTAAGTGTACTCAGCCACCTCCCCTTGAAAACCTGGGAGTGGATGCAGATGAGCTGATTTTGATTCCCCGAGGAGTACAGCTGTTCTTTGTGACTCCTGATGGGCAGGTTAGTGCTCCTTCGTACCCTGGATATCTACGCATTGTGAAGTTCTTGGATGCAGATAGTGAGACAGCCCAGAATCGTCCACCTGCGTTTCTTCAG GTTTGTGACTGGTTGTATCCTCTAATGTGTAACCAGTCTCCTGTTCTGTGTTGCAATACTGGAGTCTACATGTTCCCTGACATGATGTCTCAGGTACCAGGATCCTACGTGGGAGTAGTGTTGTCTTCAGAACTCCCAGAAGCTGACAGAGAGCTGTTTGAGGATCTCTTAAAACAGATGTCCAACCTTCGCATCCAG GTGCCAGGATCCCATGAGAGAGTAGGGTTATCTTCAGAGCTCCCAGCAACTGAGAGAGCACATTTTGAAGATAAATTTAAACAGATGTCTGTCCACAAAGTCCAG CCTTCCGAAGCCTCCAGTGATGCCATTAACTTGCCTCAGACTGTACATATCCAACCAGAACCCGAAGGAGCAGAAAATCAGAAAGAGTTGCCAGAATGGAGTGAGAGAGTTGCCCACGGAATTTTGTCAG GTGCATCTTGGGTAAGCTGGGGCCTAATGAAAGGAGCAGAATATACTGGTAAAGCTATCCACAAAGGAGCTTCAAAACTGCGAGAACACATTCAACCAGAAGAAAAACCTCTGGAAGTCAACCCAACTGTAGCAAAGGGGCTTCATGTAGCAAAACAGGCTACTGGAGGAGCTGTGAAAGTCAGCCAGTTCTTAG TTGAGGGAGTATGTTCTATAGCAAGCTGTGTTGGAAGGGAGCTGGCTCCACATGTGAAGAAGCACGGCAGCAAATTAGTTCCAGAATCCCTTAAGAAAGATAAAGATGGCAAATCCACTTTTGATGGTGCTCTGGTGGTAGCAGCAAGTGGAGTTCAAG gatTTTCAACAGTGTGGCAAGGTTTAGAAAGTGCAGCTAAGTGCATTGCTAAAAGTGTTTCAACTGAGACTGTAAAAACTGTCAAATACAA GTATGGAGAAGATGCTGGCCATGCTACAGACAATGCCATGAATTCTGCAATCAACGTTGGTGTGACAGCACTTAACATTGACAATCTTGGTATCAAAGCTGTTGTAAAGAGAACTGCAAAGGAAACCGGTCATGCTGTGTTAGATAACTATAAAGTATTAGACAGtgagaagaaagataaaaaatga
- the SPART gene encoding spartin isoform X4: MEQLQDPVMQEDANIKAINEEYRKAFIFINKGLNTDELGQKEEARSYYKQGLEHLLRGVSIPSQGPACVGSQWESARQMQQKMRETLQNVQARLGILDQNTPPVQASPAAMDAPAGVPKLYPSIPPKEKPERPPAPNSLLVPSQPPTADRSIAAVSQGQIPAVSPSPAKPLCLPNEAPPAYTPRATNGHFTVSYGTDSGEFSSVGEDYYSKCTQPPPLENLGVDADELILIPRGVQLFFVTPDGQVSAPSYPGYLRIVKFLDADSETAQNRPPAFLQVCDWLYPLMCNQSPVLCCNTGVYMFPDMMSQVPGSYVGVVLSSELPEADRELFEDLLKQMSNLRIQVPGSHERVGLSSELPATERAHFEDKFKQMSVHKVQPSEASSDAINLPQTVHIQPEPEGAENQKELPEWSERVAHGILSGASWVSWGLMKGAEYTGKAIHKGASKLREHIQPEEKPLEVNPTVAKGLHVAKQATGGAVKVSQFLVEGVCSIASCVGRELAPHVKKHGSKLVPESLKKDKDGKSTFDGALVVAASGVQGFSTVWQGLESAAKCIAKSVSTETVKTVKYKCYKLCN; this comes from the exons ATGGAACAACTGCAAGATCCGGTTATGCAAGAAGATGCAAATATTAAAGCTATTAATGAAGAGTACAGGAAAGCctttatttttatcaataaaGGACTGAATACAGATGAACTGGGACAGAAGGAAGAGGCAAGAAGTTACTACAAGCAGGGGCTTGAGCACTTGCTCCGAGGTGTTAGCATTCCATCGCAGGGTCCTGCATGTGTAGGATCCCAGTGGGAGTCTGCCAGGCAAATGCAACAGAAGATGAGGGAGACCCTCCAAAATGTTCAGGCTCGACTTGGCATTCTAGATCAAAACACCCCACCTGTACAAGCAAGCCCTGCTGCCATGGATGCCCCTGCTGGGGTACCCAAGTTGTACCCATCCATTCCTCCCAAAGAAAAACCGGAAAGACCACCAGCCCCTAATTCTCTGTTGGTACCAAGTCAGCCGCCCACAGCAGATAGAAGCATTGCAGCTGTGAGCCAGGGACAAATTCCAGCTGTGAGTCCATCACCTGCAAAACCTCTTTGTCTGCCAAATGAAGCACCTCCTGCCTATACCCCTCGAGCTACCAATGGCCATTTTACTGTGTCTTATGGCACGGACTCTGGGGAGTTTTCTTCTGTAGGTGAGGACTACTACAGTAAGTGTACTCAGCCACCTCCCCTTGAAAACCTGGGAGTGGATGCAGATGAGCTGATTTTGATTCCCCGAGGAGTACAGCTGTTCTTTGTGACTCCTGATGGGCAGGTTAGTGCTCCTTCGTACCCTGGATATCTACGCATTGTGAAGTTCTTGGATGCAGATAGTGAGACAGCCCAGAATCGTCCACCTGCGTTTCTTCAG GTTTGTGACTGGTTGTATCCTCTAATGTGTAACCAGTCTCCTGTTCTGTGTTGCAATACTGGAGTCTACATGTTCCCTGACATGATGTCTCAGGTACCAGGATCCTACGTGGGAGTAGTGTTGTCTTCAGAACTCCCAGAAGCTGACAGAGAGCTGTTTGAGGATCTCTTAAAACAGATGTCCAACCTTCGCATCCAG GTGCCAGGATCCCATGAGAGAGTAGGGTTATCTTCAGAGCTCCCAGCAACTGAGAGAGCACATTTTGAAGATAAATTTAAACAGATGTCTGTCCACAAAGTCCAG CCTTCCGAAGCCTCCAGTGATGCCATTAACTTGCCTCAGACTGTACATATCCAACCAGAACCCGAAGGAGCAGAAAATCAGAAAGAGTTGCCAGAATGGAGTGAGAGAGTTGCCCACGGAATTTTGTCAG GTGCATCTTGGGTAAGCTGGGGCCTAATGAAAGGAGCAGAATATACTGGTAAAGCTATCCACAAAGGAGCTTCAAAACTGCGAGAACACATTCAACCAGAAGAAAAACCTCTGGAAGTCAACCCAACTGTAGCAAAGGGGCTTCATGTAGCAAAACAGGCTACTGGAGGAGCTGTGAAAGTCAGCCAGTTCTTAG TTGAGGGAGTATGTTCTATAGCAAGCTGTGTTGGAAGGGAGCTGGCTCCACATGTGAAGAAGCACGGCAGCAAATTAGTTCCAGAATCCCTTAAGAAAGATAAAGATGGCAAATCCACTTTTGATGGTGCTCTGGTGGTAGCAGCAAGTGGAGTTCAAG gatTTTCAACAGTGTGGCAAGGTTTAGAAAGTGCAGCTAAGTGCATTGCTAAAAGTGTTTCAACTGAGACTGTAAAAACTGTCAAATACAA atgttacaAATTATGCAATTGA
- the SPART gene encoding spartin isoform X2 has translation MEQLQDPVMQEDANIKAINEEYRKAFIFINKGLNTDELGQKEEARSYYKQGLEHLLRGVSIPSQGPACVGSQWESARQMQQKMRETLQNVQARLGILDQNTPPVQASPAAMDAPAGVPKLYPSIPPKEKPERPPAPNSLLVPSQPPTADRSIAAVSQGQIPAVSPSPAKPLCLPNEAPPAYTPRATNGHFTVSYGTDSGEFSSVGEDYYSKCTQPPPLENLGVDADELILIPRGVQLFFVTPDGQVSAPSYPGYLRIVKFLDADSETAQNRPPAFLQVCDWLYPLMCNQSPVLCCNTGVYMFPDMMSQVPGSYVGVVLSSELPEADRELFEDLLKQMSNLRIQPSEASSDAINLPQTVHIQPEPEGAENQKELPEWSERVAHGILSGASWVSWGLMKGAEYTGKAIHKGASKLREHIQPEEKPLEVNPTVAKGLHVAKQATGGAVKVSQFLVEGVCSIASCVGRELAPHVKKHGSKLVPESLKKDKDGKSTFDGALVVAASGVQGFSTVWQGLESAAKCIAKSVSTETVKTVKYKYGEDAGHATDNAMNSAINVGVTALNIDNLGIKAVVKRTAKETGHAVLDNYKVLDSEKKDKK, from the exons ATGGAACAACTGCAAGATCCGGTTATGCAAGAAGATGCAAATATTAAAGCTATTAATGAAGAGTACAGGAAAGCctttatttttatcaataaaGGACTGAATACAGATGAACTGGGACAGAAGGAAGAGGCAAGAAGTTACTACAAGCAGGGGCTTGAGCACTTGCTCCGAGGTGTTAGCATTCCATCGCAGGGTCCTGCATGTGTAGGATCCCAGTGGGAGTCTGCCAGGCAAATGCAACAGAAGATGAGGGAGACCCTCCAAAATGTTCAGGCTCGACTTGGCATTCTAGATCAAAACACCCCACCTGTACAAGCAAGCCCTGCTGCCATGGATGCCCCTGCTGGGGTACCCAAGTTGTACCCATCCATTCCTCCCAAAGAAAAACCGGAAAGACCACCAGCCCCTAATTCTCTGTTGGTACCAAGTCAGCCGCCCACAGCAGATAGAAGCATTGCAGCTGTGAGCCAGGGACAAATTCCAGCTGTGAGTCCATCACCTGCAAAACCTCTTTGTCTGCCAAATGAAGCACCTCCTGCCTATACCCCTCGAGCTACCAATGGCCATTTTACTGTGTCTTATGGCACGGACTCTGGGGAGTTTTCTTCTGTAGGTGAGGACTACTACAGTAAGTGTACTCAGCCACCTCCCCTTGAAAACCTGGGAGTGGATGCAGATGAGCTGATTTTGATTCCCCGAGGAGTACAGCTGTTCTTTGTGACTCCTGATGGGCAGGTTAGTGCTCCTTCGTACCCTGGATATCTACGCATTGTGAAGTTCTTGGATGCAGATAGTGAGACAGCCCAGAATCGTCCACCTGCGTTTCTTCAG GTTTGTGACTGGTTGTATCCTCTAATGTGTAACCAGTCTCCTGTTCTGTGTTGCAATACTGGAGTCTACATGTTCCCTGACATGATGTCTCAGGTACCAGGATCCTACGTGGGAGTAGTGTTGTCTTCAGAACTCCCAGAAGCTGACAGAGAGCTGTTTGAGGATCTCTTAAAACAGATGTCCAACCTTCGCATCCAG CCTTCCGAAGCCTCCAGTGATGCCATTAACTTGCCTCAGACTGTACATATCCAACCAGAACCCGAAGGAGCAGAAAATCAGAAAGAGTTGCCAGAATGGAGTGAGAGAGTTGCCCACGGAATTTTGTCAG GTGCATCTTGGGTAAGCTGGGGCCTAATGAAAGGAGCAGAATATACTGGTAAAGCTATCCACAAAGGAGCTTCAAAACTGCGAGAACACATTCAACCAGAAGAAAAACCTCTGGAAGTCAACCCAACTGTAGCAAAGGGGCTTCATGTAGCAAAACAGGCTACTGGAGGAGCTGTGAAAGTCAGCCAGTTCTTAG TTGAGGGAGTATGTTCTATAGCAAGCTGTGTTGGAAGGGAGCTGGCTCCACATGTGAAGAAGCACGGCAGCAAATTAGTTCCAGAATCCCTTAAGAAAGATAAAGATGGCAAATCCACTTTTGATGGTGCTCTGGTGGTAGCAGCAAGTGGAGTTCAAG gatTTTCAACAGTGTGGCAAGGTTTAGAAAGTGCAGCTAAGTGCATTGCTAAAAGTGTTTCAACTGAGACTGTAAAAACTGTCAAATACAA GTATGGAGAAGATGCTGGCCATGCTACAGACAATGCCATGAATTCTGCAATCAACGTTGGTGTGACAGCACTTAACATTGACAATCTTGGTATCAAAGCTGTTGTAAAGAGAACTGCAAAGGAAACCGGTCATGCTGTGTTAGATAACTATAAAGTATTAGACAGtgagaagaaagataaaaaatga
- the SPART gene encoding spartin isoform X3, translating into MEQLQDPVMQEDANIKAINEEYRKAFIFINKGLNTDELGQKEEARSYYKQGLEHLLRGVSIPSQGPACVGSQWESARQMQQKMRETLQNVQARLGILDQNTPPVQASPAAMDAPAGVPKLYPSIPPKEKPERPPAPNSLLVPSQPPTADRSIAAVSQGQIPAVSPSPAKPLCLPNEAPPAYTPRATNGHFTVSYGTDSGEFSSVGEDYYSKCTQPPPLENLGVDADELILIPRGVQLFFVTPDGQVSAPSYPGYLRIVKFLDADSETAQNRPPAFLQVCDWLYPLMCNQSPVLCCNTGVYMFPDMMSQVPGSYVGVVLSSELPEADRELFEDLLKQMSNLRIQVPGSHERVGLSSELPATERAHFEDKFKQMSVHKVQPSEASSDAINLPQTVHIQPEPEGAENQKELPEWSERVAHGILSGASWVSWGLMKGAEYTGKAIHKGASKLREHIQPEEKPLEVNPTVAKGLHVAKQATGGAVKVSQFLVEGVCSIASCVGRELAPHVKKHGSKLVPESLKKDKDGKSTFDGALVVAASGVQGFSTVWQGLESAAKCIAKSVSTETVKTVKYKYKNRRDGDQQSTATKTEKQ; encoded by the exons ATGGAACAACTGCAAGATCCGGTTATGCAAGAAGATGCAAATATTAAAGCTATTAATGAAGAGTACAGGAAAGCctttatttttatcaataaaGGACTGAATACAGATGAACTGGGACAGAAGGAAGAGGCAAGAAGTTACTACAAGCAGGGGCTTGAGCACTTGCTCCGAGGTGTTAGCATTCCATCGCAGGGTCCTGCATGTGTAGGATCCCAGTGGGAGTCTGCCAGGCAAATGCAACAGAAGATGAGGGAGACCCTCCAAAATGTTCAGGCTCGACTTGGCATTCTAGATCAAAACACCCCACCTGTACAAGCAAGCCCTGCTGCCATGGATGCCCCTGCTGGGGTACCCAAGTTGTACCCATCCATTCCTCCCAAAGAAAAACCGGAAAGACCACCAGCCCCTAATTCTCTGTTGGTACCAAGTCAGCCGCCCACAGCAGATAGAAGCATTGCAGCTGTGAGCCAGGGACAAATTCCAGCTGTGAGTCCATCACCTGCAAAACCTCTTTGTCTGCCAAATGAAGCACCTCCTGCCTATACCCCTCGAGCTACCAATGGCCATTTTACTGTGTCTTATGGCACGGACTCTGGGGAGTTTTCTTCTGTAGGTGAGGACTACTACAGTAAGTGTACTCAGCCACCTCCCCTTGAAAACCTGGGAGTGGATGCAGATGAGCTGATTTTGATTCCCCGAGGAGTACAGCTGTTCTTTGTGACTCCTGATGGGCAGGTTAGTGCTCCTTCGTACCCTGGATATCTACGCATTGTGAAGTTCTTGGATGCAGATAGTGAGACAGCCCAGAATCGTCCACCTGCGTTTCTTCAG GTTTGTGACTGGTTGTATCCTCTAATGTGTAACCAGTCTCCTGTTCTGTGTTGCAATACTGGAGTCTACATGTTCCCTGACATGATGTCTCAGGTACCAGGATCCTACGTGGGAGTAGTGTTGTCTTCAGAACTCCCAGAAGCTGACAGAGAGCTGTTTGAGGATCTCTTAAAACAGATGTCCAACCTTCGCATCCAG GTGCCAGGATCCCATGAGAGAGTAGGGTTATCTTCAGAGCTCCCAGCAACTGAGAGAGCACATTTTGAAGATAAATTTAAACAGATGTCTGTCCACAAAGTCCAG CCTTCCGAAGCCTCCAGTGATGCCATTAACTTGCCTCAGACTGTACATATCCAACCAGAACCCGAAGGAGCAGAAAATCAGAAAGAGTTGCCAGAATGGAGTGAGAGAGTTGCCCACGGAATTTTGTCAG GTGCATCTTGGGTAAGCTGGGGCCTAATGAAAGGAGCAGAATATACTGGTAAAGCTATCCACAAAGGAGCTTCAAAACTGCGAGAACACATTCAACCAGAAGAAAAACCTCTGGAAGTCAACCCAACTGTAGCAAAGGGGCTTCATGTAGCAAAACAGGCTACTGGAGGAGCTGTGAAAGTCAGCCAGTTCTTAG TTGAGGGAGTATGTTCTATAGCAAGCTGTGTTGGAAGGGAGCTGGCTCCACATGTGAAGAAGCACGGCAGCAAATTAGTTCCAGAATCCCTTAAGAAAGATAAAGATGGCAAATCCACTTTTGATGGTGCTCTGGTGGTAGCAGCAAGTGGAGTTCAAG gatTTTCAACAGTGTGGCAAGGTTTAGAAAGTGCAGCTAAGTGCATTGCTAAAAGTGTTTCAACTGAGACTGTAAAAACTGTCAAATACAA aTATAAAAATAGGAGAGATGGAGATCAGCAGTCAACAGCCACTAAGACTGAAAAACAATAA